The Castor canadensis chromosome 8, mCasCan1.hap1v2, whole genome shotgun sequence genome contains a region encoding:
- the Notch4 gene encoding neurogenic locus notch homolog protein 4 isoform X4 has translation MQPPSLVLLLPLLLLPLLYFPIVMTRGLLCGSFPEPCANGGTCLSLSQGQGTCQCALGFLGETCQFPDPCQDAQLCQNGGSCQALLPTPPRSPSPSSVSAPSFFCICPTGFSGERCQTRLENPCSPSFCSKRGRCHIQASGRPQCSCMPGWTGEQCQLRDFCSANPCINGGVCLATYPQIQCRCLPGFEGHACEHDVNECFLDPGPCPKGTSCHNTLGSFQCLCPEGREGPHCELRKGPCLPGGCPHGGTCQLVPGGDTTFHLCLCPPGFTGLDCEVNPDDCVRHECQNGATCQDGLGTYTCHCPETWTGWDCSQDVDECEAQGPPRCRNGGTCQNSPGSFHCVCVSGWGGTGCEENLDDCVAATCAPGSTCIDRVGSFSCLCPPGRTGLLCHLEDMCLSQPCHGDAQCSTNPLTGSTLCLCQPGYSGPTCHQDLDECQMAQQGPSPCEHGGSCLNTPGSFNCLCPPGYTGSRCEADHNECLSQPCHPGSTCLDLLSTFHCLCPPGLEGQLCEVETNECASAPCLNHASCQDLLNGFLCLCLPGFTGTQCEEDIDECRSNPCTNGGRCQDQPGAFHCECLPGFEGPHCETEVDECLSSPCPTGASCLDLPGAFFCLCPSGFTGQDCETPLCAPNLCQPKKKCQDQKNEAHCLCPNGSPGCVPTEDNCTCHHGHCQRSSCVCDVGWTGPECEAELGGCISAPCAHGGTCYPQPSGYNCTCPTGYTGTTCSEMVTACHSEPCFNGGSCSPSPEGYSCTCPPSHTGPQCKTITDHCVSAPCLNGGTCVNRPGTPSCLCAMGFQGPRCEGKIRPSCADSPCRNKATCEDGPQGPSCLCAPGYTGGSCQTLMDLCAQKPCPHNFYCLQSGSSFQCLCLQGWTGPLCNFPLSSCQKEALSKDIEVSALCQNGGLCMDRGSSYFCHCPPGFQGRLCQDTVNPCESQPCQHGATCVAQPNGYLCQCAPGYSGQNCSKELDACQSQPCHNHGTCSPKPGGFHCACPPGFVGLRCEGDVDECLDQPCHPTGTAACHSLANAFYCQCLPGHTGQWCEVETDPCQSQPCSHGGSCEVIAGPPLGFTCHCPKGFEGPTCSHGAPSCGIHHCHHGGLCLPSPKPGFPPLCACLSGFGDPDCLTPPAPQGCGPPSPCLHNGSCTETPGMGGPGFRCSCPSDSPGPRCQRPGAKGCKDKSGDGACDAGCSGPGGNWDGGDCSLGVPDPWKGCPSHSQCWLLFRDGQCHPQCDSEECLFDGYDCETPPACTPAYDQYCQDHFHNGHCEKGCNTAECGWDGGDCRSEDGNSEWGPSLALLVVLSPPALDQQLLALARVLSLTLRVGLWVRKDSDGKDMVFPYPGARAEEELGRTWDLSHQKRAAPHTQPLGKETDSVNAGFVVVMGVDLSHCGPDHPTSRCPWDSGLLLRFLAAMTAVGALEPLLPGPLLAAHPYAGTAGVLLLALGALFVLQLIRRRRRREHGALWLPPGFTRRPRSQQAPRRRRPPLGEDSIGLKALKPEAETEEDGVVMCSGPEEGEEVGQAEEMTPPSKCQLWPLNGGCGELPQVAMLTPPQESEIEAPDVDTCGPDGVTPLMSKVCCGGVDSGTFQGPWLGRPEPWEPLLDKGACPQTHTVGTGETPLHLAARFSRPTAARRLLEAGANPNQPDRAGRTPLHTAVAADAQEVCQLLLSSRQTSVDARTEDGTTPLMLAARLAVEDLVEELIAAGADVGARDKRGKTALHWAAAVNNARAARSLLQAGADKDAQDSREQTPLFLAAREGAVEVAQLLLGLGATRGLRDQAGLAPADIARQRNHWDLLSLLGGAGPPEIHHKAPPGREAGAFPRARTASESVPPHGGGAPPRCRTLSAGTGPRGGGACLQARTLSVDLTARGSGAYSHCRSLSGGGAGGGQPSRSRRFSAGMRGSRPNPALERGRAGRGGKASADDRPYDWVVLGACCPASSTAIPPPCLTPSPERGSPQVAWGLSLQVTPLNSGGESQN, from the exons ATGCAGCCCCCTTCCCTggtgctgctgctgccactgctgctgctgccactgctgtATTTCCCAATTGTCATGACCAGAG GGCTGCTATGCGGAAGTTTTCCAGAACCCTGCGCCAATGGAGGCACCTGCCTGAGCCTGTCTCAGGGGCAAGGGACCTGCCA GTGTGCTCTTGGCTTTCTGGGGGAGACGTGCCAGTTTCCTGATCCCTGCCAGGATGCCCAGCTCTGCCAGAATGGGGGCAGCTGCCAAGCCCTGCTTCCCACCCCACCACGCTCTCCTAGCCCCTCCTCTGTATCAGCTCCCAGCTTCTTCTGCATCTGTCCCACTGGCTTCTCTGGTGAGAGATGCCAGACCCGGCTGGAAAACCCCTGTTCTCCCTCCTTCTGTTCCAAAAGGGGTCGCTGCCACATCCAGGCCTCAGGCCGCCCACAATGCTCCTGCATGCCTGGATGGACAG GTGAGCAATGCCAGCTCCGGGACTTCTGCTCAGCCAACCCCTGCATCAACGGAGGCGTGTGTTTGGCCACGTACCCCCAGATCCAGTGCCGCTGCCTACCTGGCTTTGAGGGCCATGCCTGTGAACATGATGTCAATGAGTGCTTCCTGGACCCAGGCCCCTGCCCTAAAGGCACCTCCTGCCATAACACCCTGGGGTCCTTCCAGTGTCTCTGCCCTGAAGGGCGGGAGGGTCCACACTGCGAGCTCCGGAAGGGACCCTGCCTCCCCGGGGGCTGTCCACATGGGGGCACCTGCCAGCTGGTGCCAGGGGGAGACACCACCTTTCACCTCTGCCTCTGCCCCCCAG GTTTCACAGGCCTGGACTGTGAAGTGAATCCAGATGACTGTGTCAGGCATGAGTGTCAAAATGGGGCCACCTGCCAGGATGGGCTGGGCACCTATACATGCCACTGCCCAGAAACCTGGACAG GCTGGGATTGCTCCCAAGATGTGGATGAATGTGAGGCCCAGGGTCCTCCTCGCTGCAGAAACGGGGGTACCTGCCAGAACTCACCTGGCAGctttcactgtgtgtgtgtgagtggctGGGGAGGCACCGGCTGTGAAGAGAACTTGGATGATTGTGTTGCTGCCACCTGTGCCCCAGGATCCACCTGCATTGACCGTGTGGGCtctttttcctgcctctgcccaCCTGGACGCACAG GCCTCCTGTGCCACCTGGAAGACATGTGTCTGAGCCAGCCATGCCATGGGGACGCCCAGTGCAGTACCAATCCTCTGACAGGCTCTACACTCTGCCTGTGCCAGCCTGGCTACTCAGGACCCACCTGTCACCAGGACCTGGATGAATGTCAGATGG CCCAGCAAGGCCCCAGTCCCTGTGAGCATGGCGGCTCCTGCCTCAACACCCCAGGCTCCTTCAACTGCCTCTGCCCACCTGGTTACACAGGCTCCCGCTGCGAGGCTGACCACAATGAGTGCCTGTCCCAGCCCTGCCACCCAGGCAGCACCTGCCTGGACCTACTTTCCACCTTCCACTGCCTCTGCCCACCAG GTTTAGAAGGGCAGCTCTGCGAGGTAGAGACCAACGAGTGTGCCTCTGCTCCTTGCCTGAACCATGCTAGCTGTCAAGACCTGCTCAATGGCTTCCTGTGCCTCTGCCTGCCTG GATTCACTGGCACCCAGTGTGAGGAAGACATAGACGAGTGCAGAAGCAACCCCTGTACCAATGGCGGACGCTGCCAGGACCAGCCTGGAGCCTTCCATTGCGAGTGTCTCCCAG GCTTTGAAGGACCACACTGTGAGACAGAGGTGGATGAGTGTCTGAGCAGCCCCTGCCCCACCGGAGCCAGCTGCCTTGATCTCCCAGGAGCTTTCTTTTGCCTCTGCCCCTCTGGCTTCACAG GCCAGGACTGTGAGACTCCCTTGTGTGCCCCCAACCTGTGCCAACCTAAAAAGAAATGCCAGGATCAGAAAAATGAAGCCCACTGTCTCTGCCCCAATGGAAGCCCTGGCTGTGTGCCTACTGAAGACAACTGCACCTGCCACCACGGGCATTGCCAGAG ATCCTCCTGTGTATGTGATGTGGGTTGGACAGGGCCAGAGTGTGAGGCTGAGCTGGGGGGCTGCATTTCTGCACCCTGTGCCCACGGTGGGACCTGCTACCCACAGCCCTCTGGCTATAACTGCACCTGTCCCACAGGCTACACAG GGACTACCTGTAGTGAGATGGTAACAGCTTGTCACTCAGAACCTTGTTTCAATGGTGGCTCCTGCAGCCCCAGCCCTGAGGGTTACTCCTGCACCTGCCCTCCAAGCCACACAGGGCCCCAGTGCAAAACCATCACTGATCACTGTGTGTCTG CCCCATGCCTCAATGGGGGTACCTGTGTGAACAGACCTGGCACCCCCTCCTGTCTCTGTGCCATGGGCTTCCAGGGCCCACGCTGTGAGGGAAAAATCCGCCCCAGCTGTGCAGACAG CCCCTGTAGGAACAAGGCAACCTGTGAAGATGGCCCTCAGGGGCCCAGCTGCCTCTGCGCCCctggctacacaggaggcagctGCCAG ACTCTGATGGACTTATGTGCCCAGAAGCCATGCCCACACAATTTCTACTGCCTCCAGAGTGGGTCCTCCTTCCAGTGCCTGTGCCTCCAGGGATGGACAGGGCCTCTCTGCAACTTTCCACTGTCCTCCTGCCAGAAGGAAGCACTGAGCAAAG ACATAGAAGTCTCTGCCCTGTGTCAGAATGGAGGCCTCTGCATGGACAGAGGCTCCTCCTATTTCTGCCACTGCCCTCCAGGATTTCAAGGCAGGTTGTGCCAGGACACTGTGAACCCCTGTGAGTCTCAGCCTTGCCAACATGGAGCCACCTGTGTGGCCCAGCCCAATGGGTATCTCTGCCAG TGTGCCCCAGGCTACAGTGGACAGAACTGCTCAAAGGAACTTGATGCTTGTCAGTCCCAACCATGTCACAACCATGGAACTTGCAGCCCCAAACCTGGGGGCTTCCACTGTGCCTGCCCTCCAGGCTTTGTGGGGCTGCGCTGTGAGGGGGATGTGGATGAGTGTCTAGATCAGCCCTGCCACCCCACAGGCACCGCAGCCTGCCACTCTCTGGCCAATGCCTTCTACTGCCAGTGTCTACCTGGACACACAG GCCAGTGGTGTGAAGTAGAGACAGACCCCTGCCAGAGCCAGCCCTGCTCCCATGGAGGGTCCTGTGAGGTCATAGCAGGACCACCCCTAGGTTTTACCTGCCATTGCCCCAAG GGTTTTGAAGGTCCCACCTGCAGTCACGGAGCCCCTTCCTGCGGCATTCATCACTGCCACCATGGAGGCCTATGTCTTCCCTCCCCTAAGCCAGGCTTCCCACCCCTCTGTGCCTGTCTTAGTGGCTTCGGAGACCCTGACTGTCTGACTCCCCCAGCTCCTCAAGGCTGTGgtcccccctccccctgcctacACAATGGCAGCTGCACAGAGACACCTGGAATGGGGGGCCCAGGCTTTCGATGCTCCTGCCCTTCTGACTCTCCAGGGCCCCGGTGTCAGAGGCCTGGAGCAAAGGGGTGTAAGGACAAAAGTGGAGATGGGGCCTGTGATGCTGGTTGCAGTGGCCCAGGAGGAAATTGGGACGGAGGGGACTGCTCCCTGGGGGTTCCAGACCCCTGGAAGGGCTGCCCTTCCCACTCCCAGTGCTGGCTTCTCTTCCGGGATGGGCAGTGCCACCCTCAGTGTGACTCTGAAGAGTGTCTGTTTGATGGCTATGACTGTGAGACCCCTCCAGCTTGCAC TCCAGCCTATGACCAGTACTGCCAAGATCACTTCCACAACGGGCACTGCGAGAAAGGCTGCAACACTGCAGAATGTGGCTGGGATGGGGGTGACTGCAGGTCCGAAGATGGGAACTCAGAGTGGGGGCCCTCCCTGGCCCTGCTGGTGGTGCTGAGTCCCCCAGCCCTAGACCAGCaactgcttgccctggcccgggTGCTGTCCCTGACTCTGAGGGTGGGGCTCTGGGTGAGAAAGGATAGTGATGGCAAAGATATGGTGTTCCCCTATCCTGGAGCACGGGCTGAAGAGGAGCTAGGAAGAACTTGGGACCTCTCTCATCAGAAGAGAGCAGCCCCTCACACCCAGCCCCTGGGCAAAGAGACAGACTCTGTCAATGCTGG GTTTGTTGTGGTTATGGGTGTGGATTTGTCCCACTGTGGCCCTGACCACCCCACATCCCGTTGTCCCTGGGACTCTGGACTCCTGCTCCGCTTCCTTGCTGCAATGACTGCAGTGGGGGCCCTGGAGCCCCTGCTGCCTGGACCCCTGCTGGCTGCTCACCCATATGCAGGCACTG ctggggtaCTTCTCCTGGCCCTGGGAGCTCTTTTTGTTCTCCAGCTCATCCGGCGTCGACGACGACGTGAGCATGGGGCCCTCTGGCTGCCTCCAGGGTTCACACGAAGGCCTCGGAGTCAACAGGCCCCCCGCCGCCGCAGGCCCCCACTAGGAGAGGACAGCATCGGCCTCAA GGCACTGAAACCAGAGGCAGAGACTGAAGAGGATGGAGTGGTGATGTGCTCAGGCcctgaggagggagaggaggtgggCCAG GCTGAAGAAATGACCCCACCCTCCAAGTGCCAGCTTTGGCCACTGAATGGTGGCTGTGGGGAGCTCCCTCAGGTAGCCATGCTGACCCCTCCTCAAGAGTCTGAGATAGAAGCCCCTGACGTGGACACCTGTGGACCTG ATGGGGTGACACCCCTGATGTCAAAAGTGTGCTGTGGGGGAGTAGACTCCGGGACCTTCCAGGGGCCATGGTTGGGAAGACCTGAGCCCTGGGAACCTCTGCTGGATAAAGGGGCCTGTCCCCAGACTCACACTGTGGGCACTGGAGAGACCCCTCTGCACTTGGCAGCCAGATTCTCCAGGCCAACTGCTGCCCGCCGCCTCCTTGAGGCTGGAGCCAACCCCAATCAGCCAGACCGGGCAGGGCGCACCCCACTTCACACTGCTGTGGCTGCTGATGCTCAGGAGGTCTGTCAG CTGCTACTGAGCAGCAGACAGACTTCGGTGGATGCACGCACAGAGGACGGAACCACACCCTTGATGCTGGCTGCCAGGCTGGCAGTGGAGGACCTGGTTGAAGAATTAATTGCAGCTGGAGCAGACGTGGGGGCCAGAGATAAACGGG GAAAAACCGCGCTGCATTGGGCCGCTGCTGTCAACAACGCCCGAGCCGCTCGCTCCCTTCTCCAGGCTGGAGCAGATAAAGATGCCCAGGACAGCAGG GAGCAGACACCGCTGTTCCTGGCGGCCCGGGAAGGAGCAGTGGAGGTAGCCCAGCTGCTGCTGGGGCTGGGGGCGACCCGAGGATTGCGAGACCAGGCTGGGCTAGCGCCCGCGGACATTGCCCGCCAGCGTAACCACTGGGATCTGCTGTCATTACTAGGAGGGGCGGGGCCACCGGAGATACATCACAAAGCGCCGCCGGGCCGCGAGGCTGGGGCGTTCCCGCGCGCGCGGACCGCGTCAGAAAGCGTACCTCCGCACGGAGGCGGGGCTCCGCCGCGCTGCCGGACGCTGTCAGCTGGAACAGGCCCGCGCGGGGGCGGTGCATGTCTGCAAGCTCGGACTTTGTCCGTAGACTTGACCGCACGTGGGAGCGGGGCCTATTCACACTGTCGGAGCCTGTccggaggaggagcaggaggaggccaGCCCTCCCGCAGCCGTAGGTTTTCTGCAGGCATGCGCGGGTCTCGGCCCAACCCTGCGCTAGAGCGAGGAAGAGCCGGACGTGGGGGAAAGGCTTCAGCGGATGACCGGCCCTATGATTGGGTGGTCCTGGGAGCCTGCTGCCCCGCCTCTAGCACTGCAATCCCGCCTCCTTGCCTTACTCCTTCTCCAGAGCGGGGATCCCCTCAAGTTGCCTGGGGTCTTTCTCTCCAAGTAACGCCCTTAAACTCAGGAGGAGAGAGTCAGAACTAG